One Setaria italica strain Yugu1 chromosome II, Setaria_italica_v2.0, whole genome shotgun sequence DNA segment encodes these proteins:
- the LOC101762644 gene encoding protein BZR1 homolog 1 has translation MPAASMTSGAAAAGGLGRTPTWKERENNKRRERRRRAIAAKIFTGLRALGNYKLPKHCDNNEVLKALCREAGWVVEDDGTTYRKGCKPPPGMMSPCSSSQLLSAPSSSYPSPVPSYHASPASSSFPSPTRLDHSSGSNTNNPGAAAAASSLLPFLRGLPNLPPLRVSSSAPVTPPLSSPTAASRPPTKVRKPDWDAVVVDPFRHPFFAVSAPASPTRARRREHPDTIPECDESDVCSTVDSGRWISFQMSAATTAPASPTYNLVNPSGGASASNSMELDGMAAADIGRGGPAEFEFDKGRVTPWEGERIHEVAAEELDLTLGVGTK, from the exons ATGCCGGCAGCCAGCatgacgtcgggggcggcggcggcgggcgggctgGGGCGCACGCCGACGTGGAAGGAGCGGGAGAACAACAAGCGGCgcgagcgccggcgccgggccatcGCCGCCAAGATCTTCACGGGGCTCCGCGCGCTCGGCAACTACAAGCTCCCCAAGCACTGCGACAACAACGAGGTGCTCAAGGCGCTCTGCCGCGAGGCAGGATGGGTCGTCGAGGACGACGGCACCACCTACCGAAAG GGATGCAAGCCGCCGCCGGGGATGATGAGCCCGTGCTCGTCGTCGCAGCTGCTCAGCGCGCCGTCCTCGAGCTACCCGAGCCCGGTCCCGTCATACCACGCCAGCCCGGCGTCTTCGAGCTTCCCGAGCCCGACGCGCCTGGACCACAGCAGCGGCAGCAACACCAACaacccgggcgccgccgccgcggcctcctcgctCCTCCCGTTCCTCCGGGGCCTGCCAAACCTCCCGCCGCTCCGCGTCTCCAGCAGCGCTCCCGTCACGCCGCCGCTCTCCTCGcccacggcggcgtcgcgccCGCCCACCAAGGTCCGCAAGCCCGACTgggacgccgtcgtcgtcgacccGTTCCGGCACCCCTTCTTCGCCGTGTCGGCCCCCGCCAGCCCcacccgcgcgcgccggcgcgaGCACCCGGACACCATCCCCGAGTGCGACGAGTCCGACGTCTGCTCCACCGTGGACTCCGGCCGCTGGATCAGCTTCCAGAtgtcggcggcgacgaccgcgCCCGCGTCGCCCACCTACAACCTGGTCAACCCGagcggcggcgcctccgcctCGAACTCCATGGAGCTGGACGGGATGGCCGCCGCGGACATCGGCCGAGGCGGGCCCgcggagttcgagttcgacaaGGGCCGCGTCACGCCGTGGGAAGGCGAGAGGATCCACGAGGtcgccgccgaggagctcgACCTCACGCTCGGCGTCGGCACCAAGTGA
- the LOC111256476 gene encoding uncharacterized protein LOC111256476: MVNEVVSHLCSSMTSTEEDALIRIKGVTIPTHILTEFLTNDKISVDIIRAFLICFRSDVSPGTRFFFLPQSLESIEGGALERDLSEAPSRDGKSIVGVKTRLIFVPVIAGDDSMFVFCYNSSHKKFEFLSCKNSSESWSECDAICMTIFDKLESAIGKLSCSRKNCHVHWSSHMDKISDGSLLALLFMEFLHW, translated from the exons ATGGTCAATGAGGTCGTCAGTCATTTGTGTTCCAGCATGACTTCAACTGAAGA AGATGCATTGATACGTATCAAAGGGGTGACCATCCCTACTCATATACtgaccgagttcttgaccaatgACAAGATCAGTGTGGACATCATAAGAGCATTTCTAATATGCTTCAGATCTGATGTCAGTCCTGGAACAAGATTCTTTTTCCTGCCACAATCGTTG GAGTCTATTGAGGGTGGGGCATTAGAAAGAGATCTTTCTGAAGCTCCGTCTCGGGATGGGAAGTCCATAGTAGGGGTGAAGACTCGACTG ATATTTGTCCCTGTGATCGCCGGTGATGACAGTATGTTTGTCTTTTGTTACAATTCAAGTCACAAAAAGTTTGAGTTTCTAAGCTGCAAAAATTCTAGTGAATCCTGGTCTGAATGCGATGCCATTTGCATGACCATCTTTGACAAACTAGAATCTGCCATAGGGAAGCTATCCTGCAGCAGAAAGAACTGTCATGTTCATTGGTCTTCTCATATGGATAAGATATCTGATGGCAGTCTATTGGCCTTATTATTTATGGAGTTTCTTCACTGGTGA
- the LOC101761188 gene encoding formate--tetrahydrofolate ligase-like, giving the protein MRERLGRMLIGNSKSGEPITADDLGVGGALTVLMKDAIHPTLMQTLEGTPVLVHAGPFPNIAHGNSSIVADKIALKLVGKGGFVVSEACFGADIGTEKFMDIKCRYSGLVPQCAIIVATIRALKMHGGGL; this is encoded by the coding sequence ATGAGAGAGAGGCTTGGAAGAATGTTGATAGGGAACAGCAAGTCAGGTGAGCCGATTACTGCTGATGATCTTGGTGTTGGAGGTGCCTTGACTGTCCTAATGAAAGATGCTATTCATCCGACCCTCATGCAAACTCTTGAAGGCACACCAGTGTTAGTACATGCTGGACCATTTCCTAACATTGCTCATGGAAACTCTTCAATTGTTGCTGATAAGATTGCTTTGAAGTTGGTTGGGAAGGGTGGCTTTGTTGTTTCTGAGGCATGTTTTGGAGCTGATATCGGAACTGAGAAGTTCATGGATATAAAGTGTAGGTACAGTGGATTGGTGCCACAGTGTGCTATTATTGTGGCCACAATTCGAGCTCTTAAAATGCATGGAGGGGGCCTCTAG
- the LOC101761984 gene encoding uncharacterized protein LOC101761984: MRLQTLPFQYPKLRPDELNRGIANGVLCIILLSASIAASLRQLTHLKSHADVARHDGGSDMAADYPFLIPATSLAAATDDMLSSLQFHGVLLLYLFALSSCLPFEPSHRGRRDGDGAHGYPRFVDVQRQCQSVLSSAVELRYAYSARFPDRLPYLRQQLERELSFEKGDWRQDAGDAHLLPFDGSDATEGAPAPPDPLRLATFVLTHVDVERIGRAAVNISGVLVLSIARESAEDEIRPGARVPAASPEFEILPGSTKVKILFEGVYTEKLEGGGGDDGERVLCMVGSALLPTRSTDTNLRPPVIADNNVVLVVRYPKELTLTTRAVHGEMWSTNAVSDGAYFDAVRLMSKVGVYNMPYRYPSDELVATACSPWPASDAVAVASHSGELHRGITICEVLNRFPAHANTLTVVPNWQCSSKDQPCRRLGPFEALAFDGDAIALQDFQCRPSSDVDGSEFSARVWGVFRALSPRENRITAFKRTKLDGTTLAAEGVWKASAGQACMVGCLAGGRNACRYRVCLYVPTTFSITRRSIMLGRITRIDAGDGEEGPRPPLLFEQRVPSMRLWGLSDVFPFRMAYNYTMVKQASEFLRRSGSAFSARDIVARSLCLSYPKKDTADNDEETSLFRLGDELMLRFTAVPDLFPSEWIENPLLLLEMLSVEQAVGPIAPPSFWHPSTVASHHGKDKEPAGTGRRPLLNVSAELRIVGKPFGWVTALSLEGVYNPEDGRMFLIGCRDGRRLPGRNVSTSRDLEERRMDCSVEVKVEYPPTTTNWLIGSTAKVHLASTRSAGDPLYFGAVRLEALPVMYQKQWWHVRSTGVIDGVLCIVVLSITIAASLGQLRHLRSHADVAPYVSHAMLAVQIVGYGVPLITGFEGLLEKVTFGSQAAANPPPFWATSYALADGAADPYRAAAIDQIARALILAALLLTLRISDKVRRSRARSPTDRNVLVCSYGAPLAAIALALALNGEAMSAEQLVALMRDLFLLPQVIGNAVWRVNCKPLAESYYLGVTAARVLPYAYDYVRPPAVDPHSDQLYSDEYLRMPKLVDLVVPVVAVVLALVVYVQQRWNYAIVSRMRNGEQKKLLHIF; the protein is encoded by the exons ATGAGGCTCCAGACTTTGCCGTTCCAATACCCGAAGCTTCGGCCGGATGAACTTAACAGAGGAATCGCCAATGGCGTCCTCTGCATCATCCTGCTGTCGGCCTCCATCGCCGCCTCGCTCAGGCAGCTGACCCACCTCAAGAGCCACGCCGATGTGGCGCGCC ATGATGGTGGCAGCGATATGGCAGCGGATTACCCG TTTCTGATACCAGCCACATCTCTTGCTGCGGCAACAGACGATATGCTCTCAAGTTTGCAGTTCCACGGTGTACTGCTGCTGTACCTGTTCGCCCTGTCGTCCTGCTTGCCGTTTGAGCCGTCACACCGCGGACGCCGAGACGGCGACGGGGCTCACGGCTACCCTCGCTTCGTCGACGTCCAGCGCCAATGCCAGTCCGTGCTCTCCTCAGCCGTCGAGCTACGCTACGCCTACAGCGCCCGATTCCCGGACCGCTTGCCTTACCTTCGACAACAGCTGGAGCGTGAGCTCTCCTTCGAGAAGGGTGACTGGCGGCAGGACGCCGGCGACGCACACCTGCTGCCGTTCGATGGCAGCGACGCGACGGAAggcgctcctgcgccgccggaCCCTCTCCGCCTCGCGACCTTCGTGCTCAcgcacgtcgacgtcgagcgcATCGGACGGGCCGCCGTCAACATCAGCGGCGTCCTTGTGCTTTCCATCGCCAGGGAGAGTGCCGAGGACGAGATCAGACCCGGGGCGCGCGTACCCGCCGCGTCCCCGGAGTTCGAGATCCTGCCGGGCAGCACGAAGGTCAAGATCCTTTTCGAAGGTGTCTACACGGAAAAGCtggagggcggtggcggcgacgacggcgagagGGTTCTGTGCATGGTCGGGAGCGCCCTTCTCCCGACGCGCAGCACCGACACCAACCTCCGGCCGCCGGTCATCGCCGACAACAACGTAGTGCTCGTGGTAAGGTACCCAAAAGAGCTCACACTGACGACCCGAGCGGTGCACGGCGAGATGTGGAGCACCAATGCCGTGTCGGACGGTGCCTACTTTGACGCGGTCCGGCTGATGTCAAAGGTCGGCGTGTACAACATGCCGTACCGGTACCCGTCGGACGAGCTGGTTGCCACGGCGTGCAGCCCCTGGCCGGCGAGCGACGCGGTGGCCGTGGCGAGCCATTCCGGCGAGCTGCACAGGGGAATCACGATCTGCGAGGTGCTTAATCGCTTCCCCGCTCATGCGAACACGCTCACCGTTGTCCCAAACTGGCAGTGCAGCTCGAAGGATCAGCCATGCCGACGGCTAGGGCCTTTCGAGGCGTTGGCCTTCGATGGCGACGCCATTGCGCTGCAGGACTTCCAGTGCCGCCCGTCGAGCGATGTGGACGGCAGCGAGTTCTCCGCGAGGGTGTGGGGCGTGTTCCGGGCCTTGTCTCCACGGGAGAACCGGATCACGGCGTTCAAGCGGACCAAGCTTGACGGCACGACGCTCGCCGCCGAGGGCGTGTGGAAGGCCTCGGCGGGGCAGGCCTGCATGGTGGGgtgcctcgccggcggcaggaACGCGTGCCGCTACCGTGTGTGCCTGTACGTCCCAACGACGTTCTCGATCACCCGCCGCAGCATAATGCTCGGGCGAATCACCCGCAtcgacgccggcgacggcgaggagggccCCCGCCCCCCGCTGTTGTTCGAACAGCGGGTGCCTTCGATGCGGCTCTGGGGCCTGTCCGACGTGTTCCCCTTCCGCATGGCGTACAACTACACGATGGTAAAGCAGGCCAGCGAGTTCCTTCGGCGGAGCGGCTCGGCGTTCAGTGCCCGCGACATCGTCGCCAGGTCGCTGTGCTTATCCTATCCAAAGAAGGACACCGCCGACAACGACGAAGAGACGAGCCTGTTCCGTCTCGGCGACGAGCTTATGCTCCGGTTCACCGCCGTGCCAGATCTGTTTCCATCGGAATGGATCGAGAACCCCTTGCTTCTCCTGGAGATGCTCTCCGTCGAGCAGGCAGTCGGGCCGATCGCGCCGCCGTCATTTTGGCACCCGTCCACGGTGGCAAGCCATCACGGCAAGGACAAGGAACCTGCAGGCACGGGACGGCGACCGCTGCTGAACGTCTCTGCCGAGCTCAGGATCGTCGGGAAGCCTTTCGGCTGGGTGACGGCTCTGTCGCTGGAGGGCGTGTACAACCCAGAGGACGGCCGTATGTTCCTCATCGGCTGCCGGGATGGCCGCCGGCTGCCGGGGCGCAATGTATCGACGAGCAGGGACCTCGAGGAAAGAAGAATGGACTGTTCCGTGGAGGTGAAGGTCGAGTACCCGCCGACGACCACGAACTGGCTCATCGGCTCGACGGCGAAGGTTCACCTAGCCAGCACAAGAAGCGCCGGCGACCCGCTGTATTTCGGCGCGGTGAGGCTCGAGGCGTTGCCAGTCATGTACCAGAAGCAGTGGTGGCACGTGCGTTCCACTGGAGTCATCGACGGCGTCCTCTGCATCGTCGTGCTGTCGATCACCATCGCCGCCTCACTCGGCCAGTTGCGCCACCTCAGGTCCCACGCCGACGTGGCGCCGTACGTCTCGCACGCCATGCTCGCCGTCCAGATCGTCGGTTACGGCGTGCCGCTGATCACTGGCTTCGAGGGGCTCCTCGAGAAGGTAACATTTGGCTCCCAGGCGGCAGCCAACCCACCGCCGTTCTGGGCCACGTCCTACGCCTTGGCGGACGGTGCGGCCGACCCGTACCGTGCCGCTGCCATCGATCAGATAGCGAGGGCCCTCAtcctcgccgcgctgctcctcACGCTGCGCATCAGCGACAAGGTGCGGCGGAGCCGGGCGCGCTCGCCGACCGACCGGAATGTGCTCGTGTGCAGCTACGGAGCGCCTCTGGCCGCTATCGCTCTCGCCCTGGCGCTGAACGGGGAGGCCATGTCGGCCGAGCAGCTCGTCGCGCTGATGCGCGACCTGTTCCTGCTCCCGCAGGTGATCGGCAACGCCGTGTGGCGCGTCAACTGCAAGCCGCTCGCGGAGAGCTACTACCTGGGCGtcaccgccgcgcgcgtgctcccgTACGCGTACGACTACGTGCGCCCGCCGGCGGTTGATCCGCACTCCGACCAGCTGTACTCCGACGAGTACTTGCGCATGCCCAAGCTCGTCGACTTGGTGGTTCCGGTCGTCGCCGTCGTGCTCGCGCTCGTCGTGTACGTGCAGCAGAGGTGGAATTACGCCATTGTTAGCAGGATGCGTAATGGGGAGCAGAAGAAATTGCTGCACATATTCTAG
- the LOC101763054 gene encoding geranylgeranyl pyrophosphate synthase 7, chloroplastic — MAMAFHPLAASRVRLAPLLPGAAAAPSPASVAAHHHHHRRRFSAIVATAAASATTEFDFKSYMGSRAEAVNRALDAAIPAGEDPVSLHEAMRYALLAGGKRVRPALCLAACGVAGGREAWALAPAAAVEMVHTMSLVHDDLPCMDDDDLRRGKPTCHVVYGEPIAVLAGDALLSLAFHHMASVGSYPPDVDPDKHPARVVRAIGELARCIGSEGLVAGQVVDLEMTGTSEIVPLERLEYIHLHKTAALLEASVVIGAIIGGATDEQIERLRKYARSIGLLFQVVDDILDVTKSSEELGKTAGKDLASDKTTYPKLLGLDKSREFAEKLLSDAKEQLAGFDKEKAAPLLHLAYYIAHRQN; from the exons ATGGCCATGGCCTTCCACCCCCTGGCCGCCTCGCGCGTCCGCCTCGCCCCCCTCctcccgggcgccgccgccgcgccctcgcccgcctccgtcgcggcgcaccaccaccaccaccggcgccgcttCTCCGCCATCGTGGCCACGGCGGCCGCCTCGGCGACCACGGAGTTCGACTTCAAGTCCTACATGGGGTCGCGCGCGGAGGCGGTCAACCGCGCGCTGGACGCGGCCATCCCGGCGGGGGAGGACCCCGTGTCGCTGCACGAGGCGATGCGGTACGCGCTGCTGGCGGGCGGCAAGCGGGTTCGGCCCGCGCTGTGCCTCGCCGCGTGCGGCGTCGCTGGCGGCCGGGAGGCCTGGGCGCTGGcccccgcggccgcggtcgAGATGGTGCACACGATGTCCCTCGTCCACGACGACCTGCCCTgcatggacgacgacgacctccgCCGCGGCAAGCCCACCTGCCACGTCGTCTACGGCGAGCCCATCGCGGTCCTCGCCGGGGACGCGCTGCTCTCGCTCGCCTTCCACCACATGGCCAGCGTTGGCTCCTACCCGCCGGACGTCGACCCGGACAAGCACCCCGCCCGCGTCGTCCGCGCCATTGGCGAGCTCGCGCGATGCATCGGCTCGGagggcctcgtcgccggccag GTCGTCGATCTTGAGATGACCGGCACATCTGAAATTGTGCCCCTTGAACGCCTCGAGTACATCCATCTCCACAAGACCGCTGCATTGCTTGAGGCCTCAGTGGTCATTGGGGCAATCATCGGCGGTGCCACGGATGAGCAAATTGAGCGGCTGCGGAAGTATGCAAGGTCAATAGGGCTTCTGTTCCAGGTGGTCGATGATATACTTGATGTGACCAAGTCGTCGGAGGAGCTAGGGAAGACAGCGGGGAAGGACTTGGCAAGTGACAAGACGACATACCCTAAATTGTTGGGGTTAGACAAGTCAAGGGAGTTTGCAGAAAAGTTGCTTTCTGATGCAAAGGAGCAGCTTGCTGGTTTCGACAAAGAGAAGGCAGCACCTCTATTGCATTTGGCCTACTATATCGCCCATAGGCAGAACTGA